In Aureibaculum algae, the following are encoded in one genomic region:
- a CDS encoding aspartate aminotransferase family protein, translated as MQSDFIKYQAQTSPHPLALEISHAEGTFVYDTRGKEYLDFIAGVSANSLGHNHPKVKKAIIDQVNAYTHVMVYGEFVQKPAVELCKHLADLLPQSKEWSIYLTNSGTEATEGALKLAKKFTGRTEIIAAKNAYHGNTQGAMSVCGNENQNRAFRPLVPGIKFITFNNEEELKKITSKTAAVLLETIQGGAGFIVPKNDYLIKVKKRCEEVGALLILDEIQTGIGRTGTFFGFENYNTTPDIIITGKGLGGGMPIGAFIAPNNMMSILKDNPKLGHITTFGGHPVIAASALATVKEISSSNLMAETLAKEKLFRKRLQHTAVKEIRGKGLLLALIVDTPEIASQIILKSLEKGLLLFWLLFEGRAVRITPPLNISNEEIEKGCEILLNVINEVSKD; from the coding sequence ATGCAATCAGACTTTATAAAATACCAAGCCCAAACATCTCCTCACCCATTAGCTTTAGAGATATCGCACGCCGAAGGAACTTTTGTTTATGATACAAGGGGTAAAGAGTATCTCGATTTCATTGCAGGTGTTTCTGCCAATAGTTTAGGGCACAACCATCCTAAAGTCAAAAAAGCTATAATTGATCAGGTTAATGCCTATACGCATGTTATGGTTTATGGAGAGTTTGTTCAAAAACCAGCAGTTGAGCTCTGTAAACATTTAGCAGATTTGCTTCCTCAATCAAAAGAATGGTCAATCTATTTAACCAATTCTGGTACTGAGGCAACAGAAGGAGCTTTAAAATTAGCTAAAAAATTTACGGGTAGAACAGAAATAATAGCTGCCAAAAATGCTTACCATGGTAATACACAAGGTGCTATGAGTGTTTGCGGAAATGAGAATCAAAATAGAGCTTTTAGACCATTAGTTCCAGGCATTAAATTTATCACTTTTAATAATGAAGAGGAATTAAAAAAAATTACTTCAAAAACAGCCGCCGTACTCTTAGAAACCATACAAGGTGGAGCTGGGTTCATTGTTCCAAAAAATGATTATTTAATAAAAGTCAAAAAACGTTGTGAAGAAGTTGGTGCACTGTTAATACTTGACGAAATACAAACAGGTATTGGCAGAACGGGTACATTCTTTGGTTTTGAAAATTACAACACCACTCCAGATATTATTATAACGGGAAAAGGTTTGGGTGGCGGCATGCCTATTGGAGCCTTTATTGCTCCTAATAACATGATGTCAATTCTAAAAGATAATCCCAAATTAGGCCATATTACTACTTTTGGAGGGCATCCAGTAATAGCAGCTTCAGCCTTAGCGACAGTAAAGGAAATTAGTTCATCCAACTTAATGGCCGAGACTTTAGCAAAAGAAAAGTTGTTTAGAAAAAGATTACAACATACAGCGGTAAAAGAAATTAGAGGTAAAGGATTACTATTAGCTTTAATTGTTGACACTCCAGAAATTGCCTCACAAATAATTTTAAAATCGTTAGAGAAAGGTTTATTACTATTTTGGTTACTTTTTGAAGGGCGTGCTGTTAGGATAACACCTCCTTTAAATATTTCAAATGAGGAAATAGAAAAAGGATGTGAAATTTTACTTAATGTAATTAATGAAGTATCGAAAGACTAG
- a CDS encoding cation:proton antiporter domain-containing protein, with protein sequence MEILSSYNLIIGASVIIILSFWFTGLSKKTNIPSVLMLIVLGVVLKFAMDYFVGEEIDFRPSLEILGTIGLIMIVLEAALELELKREKLIPILKSMAIALIGLVASAWVAALILHYAVDGMSMTSAWLYAIPLSILSSAIIIPSVSGLGDKKKEFHIYESTFSDIMGIMMFYFMIGGLDPEHAVGAGEFALTTVLTIIIALVASYGIILIFQKIKSQAKLFLLIAVLLLLYAIGKKFHLSSLIIILIFGLVIANVKLFFPGKTAIFLEKDKIDQIYHELHIITLETAFVIRTFFFVIFGLTIVLSSLVSISVVGISLLIIASIYAIRFVILRIFIGKDIFPQLFIAPRGLITILLFYSIPKEGQIENFESGILLFVIIATSLLMTWAMIKDKKKIGTILDDIDDEVQQRNEAEDVLNEQEALEERNDEIKQNEISEDKDNGFPSTEH encoded by the coding sequence ATGGAAATATTATCTTCTTATAATTTAATCATTGGAGCTTCTGTAATAATTATTTTATCTTTTTGGTTTACGGGACTATCGAAAAAAACAAATATTCCTTCAGTTTTAATGCTCATAGTATTAGGTGTTGTTTTAAAATTTGCAATGGATTATTTTGTAGGAGAAGAAATAGATTTTAGACCTTCCTTAGAAATTTTAGGCACAATTGGGTTAATTATGATTGTTCTTGAAGCTGCCTTAGAATTAGAATTGAAACGAGAGAAACTTATACCTATTTTAAAATCAATGGCAATAGCATTGATTGGTTTAGTGGCATCAGCATGGGTAGCTGCACTTATACTGCATTATGCAGTTGATGGAATGTCAATGACCTCTGCTTGGTTATACGCAATTCCGTTGTCCATACTATCTAGTGCTATTATTATACCAAGTGTAAGTGGGTTAGGAGATAAGAAGAAAGAATTTCATATATATGAAAGTACCTTCTCAGATATAATGGGAATTATGATGTTTTATTTTATGATTGGAGGTCTTGATCCGGAACATGCTGTTGGGGCAGGAGAATTTGCTCTAACTACGGTTTTAACCATTATTATTGCTCTTGTAGCCAGTTATGGTATCATCTTAATTTTTCAAAAAATTAAGAGCCAAGCCAAACTTTTCTTGTTAATAGCGGTATTGCTTTTGCTGTATGCTATTGGTAAGAAGTTTCATTTGTCTTCATTAATAATTATATTGATTTTCGGATTGGTAATTGCAAACGTGAAATTATTCTTTCCCGGAAAGACAGCCATCTTTTTAGAGAAAGATAAGATTGACCAAATTTATCATGAATTACATATTATTACCTTGGAAACGGCATTTGTAATCCGTACATTTTTCTTTGTCATTTTTGGGCTTACTATTGTTTTATCTTCTTTAGTAAGTATAAGCGTCGTAGGTATTAGTCTCCTTATTATAGCTTCTATTTATGCAATTCGTTTCGTTATTTTAAGAATTTTTATTGGTAAAGATATTTTTCCACAATTATTTATTGCACCACGTGGATTGATAACTATTTTATTATTTTATAGCATCCCAAAAGAAGGTCAAATTGAAAATTTCGAATCGGGTATATTGCTATTTGTAATTATTGCAACAAGCCTATTAATGACATGGGCAATGATAAAAGATAAGAAAAAAATTGGAACTATTTTGGATGATATTGATGATGAAGTACAACAAAGAAATGAAGCAGAAGATGTATTAAACGAACAAGAAGCCTTAGAAGAACGTAATGACGAAATAAAGCAAAATGAAATTTCAGAAGATAAGGACAATGGATTTCCTTCTACTGAGCACTAG
- a CDS encoding TlpA family protein disulfide reductase, whose amino-acid sequence MKLNKKTISNILFFGFIIFLFTPFGLGTRAKLTQGITYVKTLLFSPSVEEIDKRLTVDTYDLKFEGIVSANDINLESLRGKVVFINYWATWCPPCIAEMPMIHKLYLDYNEKLVFLFVTTDSKEKVEKFYGKNDYNFPTYNQLSKAPLQLEVSTIPTTFILDKNGKVALSEYGAVNWNSNSIRELLDKLIEE is encoded by the coding sequence ATGAAACTTAATAAAAAAACAATTTCTAATATTCTATTTTTCGGATTTATTATTTTCCTTTTCACACCATTTGGTTTGGGTACAAGAGCAAAGCTAACCCAAGGTATTACCTATGTAAAGACCTTACTATTTTCGCCTTCTGTTGAGGAAATTGATAAGCGATTGACAGTAGATACTTATGATTTAAAATTCGAAGGTATTGTCTCAGCGAACGATATAAACTTAGAGTCATTAAGGGGTAAGGTAGTTTTTATTAACTACTGGGCGACATGGTGTCCACCTTGTATTGCAGAAATGCCGATGATACATAAGCTATATTTAGATTATAATGAAAAATTGGTATTTTTATTTGTAACTACAGATAGTAAAGAGAAAGTAGAGAAATTTTATGGAAAGAATGACTATAACTTCCCTACATATAATCAATTATCAAAAGCACCTTTGCAATTAGAAGTGTCAACAATTCCCACAACTTTTATTTTAGATAAAAATGGAAAGGTGGCATTGTCAGAATATGGAGCTGTCAATTGGAACAGTAATTCAATTAGAGAATTATTAGATAAATTAATTGAAGAATGA
- a CDS encoding anti-sigma factor, with protein MTRNNLFLVTAVFGLLFTSCDDDNHFSPSTKNLTINVAGLEDLGSDYVYEGWIIVDGAPVSTGTFSDISLGQNFSVDAEELDAATRFVLSIEPAGETGTAAATPSDTKLVVGDFSGSSATVSVGTVGDFTTDTPAGKFFLRSPTDESADNNGNDESGIWFGTPGTPPTAAFTLPTLEAGWKYEGWVVVDGQGPLSTGTFTAFDVADDNAGSATSFSGIENAGPPIPGEDFFSNTPTGFSFPLDIRGRTIVISVEPSPDNSPTPFLLKPLLGAAGNETAPATYDLTFNGASFPSGTVNR; from the coding sequence ATGACAAGAAACAATTTATTTTTAGTTACTGCAGTTTTTGGACTGCTATTTACGTCATGTGACGATGATAACCACTTTTCGCCTTCAACAAAAAACTTAACCATTAATGTTGCAGGTTTAGAAGACTTGGGTTCAGATTATGTCTATGAAGGATGGATTATTGTTGATGGTGCTCCAGTAAGTACAGGAACTTTTTCAGACATTTCATTAGGTCAAAATTTTTCAGTAGATGCTGAAGAATTAGATGCGGCTACCAGATTTGTATTAAGTATAGAGCCTGCTGGAGAAACGGGTACCGCGGCAGCAACGCCTTCTGATACTAAATTAGTTGTCGGAGACTTTTCAGGGAGTAGTGCTACAGTTTCAGTGGGTACAGTTGGTGATTTTACCACAGATACACCGGCAGGGAAATTCTTTTTGAGATCTCCAACTGATGAATCTGCAGATAATAATGGTAACGATGAGAGCGGAATTTGGTTTGGTACTCCAGGTACACCACCAACAGCAGCTTTTACATTACCTACATTGGAAGCCGGTTGGAAATACGAAGGTTGGGTTGTAGTAGATGGTCAAGGTCCTTTATCTACGGGCACATTTACGGCATTTGATGTTGCAGATGACAATGCTGGAAGTGCAACTTCTTTCAGTGGAATTGAAAATGCAGGCCCTCCAATTCCTGGTGAAGATTTTTTTAGTAACACACCAACTGGATTTTCATTTCCATTAGATATTAGAGGAAGAACGATAGTGATTTCTGTAGAACCATCACCAGATAACTCACCTACACCCTTTTTATTAAAACCTTTATTGGGTGCTGCTGGTAATGAAACCGCACCAGCAACATATGATTTAACTTTTAATGGAGCTTCTTTCCCATCAGGGACAGTGAACAGGTAA
- a CDS encoding Crp/Fnr family transcriptional regulator encodes MNTNMWFFDDVNLFKILCPHKYSEYSSNHKFSSYKKSDYIYFEQDSANKIYLINKGKVKIGQYNDDGKEIVRAILTKGEMFGEKAILGIDKRNEFAQSIDNTTSICPISKETLYELMRDNVSVSFKIYKFIGLRIKRLERRIQLLLFKDAKTRLLEFLDELCEDYGYDCEKTGDKIIKHPYTQKDIASLIGTSRPTLNIIINELKQAKILDFYKKEIRILKKVA; translated from the coding sequence ATGAACACTAATATGTGGTTTTTTGATGATGTAAATCTTTTTAAAATTTTATGTCCTCATAAGTATTCGGAGTATTCTTCAAACCATAAATTTAGTTCTTATAAAAAAAGTGATTATATATATTTTGAGCAAGATTCTGCCAATAAAATTTATTTGATTAATAAAGGTAAAGTTAAAATTGGTCAATATAATGATGATGGTAAAGAAATTGTAAGAGCAATATTGACTAAGGGTGAAATGTTCGGAGAAAAAGCCATTTTAGGAATTGATAAAAGAAATGAATTTGCTCAATCTATAGATAATACAACATCAATTTGTCCGATTTCAAAAGAAACACTTTATGAACTGATGAGAGATAATGTTTCTGTAAGCTTTAAAATTTATAAATTCATTGGACTACGTATTAAAAGGTTAGAACGAAGAATTCAACTGTTACTATTTAAAGATGCAAAAACCAGACTGTTAGAGTTTTTAGATGAGCTGTGTGAAGATTATGGATATGATTGTGAAAAGACAGGCGATAAAATTATCAAACATCCTTATACCCAAAAAGATATTGCTTCATTAATTGGGACATCAAGACCTACACTTAATATTATAATTAACGAACTAAAACAAGCTAAAATCCTAGATTTTTATAAAAAGGAAATTCGTATTCTTAAAAAAGTAGCGTAG